In the genome of Hevea brasiliensis isolate MT/VB/25A 57/8 chromosome 14, ASM3005281v1, whole genome shotgun sequence, the window TTGGCAACCTACCAGCTACCTGATTGTCAGTGCACTCAAAGTTCAGCAATTTGGGCAGAGGACTTTTAGAAGGGCAGTTATCTGTTTCCTGGAGAAATTCTGGTAAACCTCCTGTCAAGTTATTATTCGACAGGAATACTTTTTTTAAGTTACAGAGCATACCTATGGAGCTTGGAATCCTACCCTTGACAATATTGTTTGACAAATCAAGATAAATGAGAGATGTCGTATTTCCAAGGGAAGCTGGAAGTTTTCCATgtaacttattgattgaaaaatcaaTTTCTTCTATCTTTCTCCGGCTTCCCCAGAATAATTGGGAGGCACTTGCTGAGAGATTTTCATTACTATTAAGGTCCAATGACTTTAGATTTGGCAATTCACTGAAACCAAGTGGAATCCTTCCGTACAAGCCACTACTGCTGATGCCAACAAATACAAGGGTGCGAATATTCACAATCCAATTTGGTAACATGAAATTGAAGTTGTTATGACCAGGTCTATGACTGAAagtgaagtaaaattaataaaaggGAGAGAATAGGTGATACTGGATAGGCTACAGAAAGATAAATGCAACTCAGTTAGAAATGGAAGCTTGTTTAATGTTTCAACCCATCCTATTCCTACAGTTGAAAAGTCTACTTGATCCATTACCAAATGTTTCAGTGTGATAAGACCAGTCACCCTGTCAATATTATCAGCTGTTAGGTCTTGAAAATCAGAAGAGATATCAAGAAACTGCAAGCTAGAGAGGTTTCCAAGATTTGGAGGGATGGCACTACTAAACCCAGCTTTTGATAGGTTTAGATATTGCAAGTTCTCCAAAGAGGACAAGAAATCAGGAATGCTGCCATCGAATGTGTTGAAACTCAAGTCCAGATATTTCAAGGACTTGAGTTTAGTGAGTGAAGGTCTTATCTCTCCGTTTAACGATGAAAGATCATACCTGCCAAAAGAATCATAATCAGATGGATTCCGGAGATCAACTGCAATAACAGCTCCAGTGGTATTGTCACAAATTATTCCCCACCAGCAACAGCAATTGCTTCTTTGCCACGAGGAGAGCCAGTTTTCAGAATCTTGAAGAACCTTTTGAAGTCAAGAAGAGCTTCTCTATCTGAATTTTTGCAGGCTAATAATTCTCCCTGTGCAACAGAAACATGTTTTCCTGTTATCAAATGGGTGAGAAGCAACAAAATCCAGAGAAGTGGTAAATTCCCCATAAATCAAGACTCAAGGCCCTGTTCAGTTGAAGAGGATTAGGATGGCTTGTCGAGGAAAATCTAGGTTCTTCTCTTTGTTTCATCGCTTACAACTTAGTAATCTGTGCTATACTATCTATATGGAGGGAGCACCATTTGTTATATTTCCTCCGTTTATGTTGAGATAACACCATCACCTCTCCTTTTTtagttttaaaagaaaaaaaaaagggaaagaatCTAATTAACTATAATAATTATGCCACTAACTAAGAATCTAATTAACTGTAATGATTATGCCACTAACTAAATCTtgttaattaattgagatttgcTTTTTGCTTTAGTTGATCAAGTCTATGTATTTTAGTAATTCCTTATGTTAAAAGCACCAAGTCTTTGGAGAAGAAATGAGTTTCATATGGACAGAAAACTTGATTTAGTATATAGGACAAAAAAATGGTGGAACACAGACATGATTTACACTGTCAAATGCCTTGAAGTTATTCTGCTAACGATTGTTAAGCTTACGAAGTTGCAATTTATTGACCAGGGACATTTACAGCTACCTTTCTACTCATAGAATCATTCCTTATAAGTTCATGTTCACTATTATCTAAATATTGAAAATAATAAAAGCAAAGTAATTACAAAGAAACACCACAGACTACCTAATAACCCTTCAAAATGGTGATTGAGTGCATGCATGCATGCCTCACAATACGGAAGATTAGCCATGCTCATGGTGGGAAGAAGCTTCATGTATAATGCTCAGCAGGAGAATTTTGCATGATGGATCATGGGCTTCAACTCAACGAATACAATTCCTTGTCATGAGCAATCAATTTATGTTGCTGCAACCGTTGGCCTTTCATGTAAGGCTTTGGGCTTCAAACTCCAATGGGCCTAAATTCAAGacacttataatatattaatcacgaaatattatataaaagaaaGTCCAacatataagaaaaaaaatgaaaatagtaaaaaattccattgaaaaaaaaaattcgtagtaaaaagttaaaaaagtTTAATCTGCAATGTTAtttgatttaaaaatatttaccaataaatatatattattttacatTGGTGATAAACTAATTAATCATGAAAAGACTAATATTTACCAATAAATTGGCTTCAGGTTTTCTATCAGAGCAGCAGCGTTTGGTTCACGCCATGCAAGGGAATTGATTTAGGATTAATTTGATCCTGTAATTTGTAACTTACAAGCACTGAGGCGCAACGTCAAGGGAGGAAAAATTACTTCCACAGATTGTACCAAAAATAAATAACTTTTGCAATTGCTTAATGGGAGTGTTGATTGAGTACTGCCAATTAAATCAATCTTAGCTATTTTTCTCATAaccatgaaattttcaaattaagaTATTAATTAGATAggctgtttaaaaaaaaaattgttagatCAAACTTAATTGAATATTGTTCTTCTCAGAGCTTTAGAGACGACTCTTATACCAGCTAAAGGTTattggaaaaaattataaaagggaaaaattTAACtccttatttagaaaattttacaAGAATTAAATTCAGCTGATTTCTTTTTGATTAATTCTTTGGAATGAAAGAATTCAATCCTTTAATTTtgtgaatttaattgaattcttttattataaatgattttttcaaaaaacaattaaaagaaattaacattgaaaaaaattagataaagctttttttttttttttttttttagtagttGTTCTCAGCCAGGATTTAACCAAAGATCAATCAAAAAATATTACTTGTTCCTTTTTGTTACACTTTCTGAAAAGAAGGAAATGAATGCCTTACTTCCTTCTCCTACCCAAAGTAATGCAGATTCTTTCTGTAAGGATTATAAATGCATCTTCGGACTTCAGACTCACCTATCTATCATCAATCTTTCTCATCTCCATTTCCATTATCATCAATCTTTTTCATTTCCAATTTCCATTAATCTTTCTCACGATTCTTCAAGAATTAATAATGGCTGGACAAATTCCATTCAGTATCTTAGAACAAGTATTAACAAAGCTGGGGTCGCTTGCTTTCCAAGAAATTGGATTGGTCTGCTGTGCCAGAGATGATCTAAAGAAGCTTGGAAATTCTCTCTCCACTGTAAAAGCTGTACTTGTAGATGCTGAGGAGAAGCAAGAGCAGAGCCATGCTGTACAAATTTGGATAAGGAGGCTTCAAGATATTGTGTATGAAGCGGAGGAATTGGTAGATGAGATGGCAACTCATGACTTGAGGGGGATGGTGCAAGGCCAAAGGAAAGTCGCAACACAGGTATTTATAGAAGAAAATATTCATACCATATTGAAAAGTtaaatatttcaatttcaatttatattttctttattaatttaggtataaattaattataatttaattctaaatattcattttgtctaatataaaatataatataaagcaAAGATACTTAAAATTATgaagttaaattatttttaattataaatttatcattAACTTTGGACATGCAATTCTACATTGATTCTAAAATTCTGGACATTCAATTGCAAACTTCTTGACCAACTTTACTGTATTATAATTTTCTTTcataaattccttttcatatcaaatttaatagattttattttaatttgaagccacttaatttgtttattaaaaaagcttttttaaattattattattattattattattattatgccaAATGACCAATAAACTCCAAATTTTGTGAACTTCTTTTATTTTAGTCAGAtatcttaattttattaatttaatctacAAACTTTtacattaatttcaattttaacaaCTAGCATAATTTGAATGttcaattgataaaaataattcaaatatttttctACATTAACATCATCCATCCTTTTTAAAAGCTTGaacttttttaaaaatattaaaataataattatattcgtatatttatttataaattatatagaaCCACTTTGTGCTACTAATTAATTCTTGTatgttttaaattaataaaaataattttttcacattaatatttaattaaatcaatgctatttgaatttgaatttaactataattataatttattttaatttaaaatcaacAAATATGCTTATTAaaattgtttttattatttaatatatatatatatatatatatatatatatatatatatatatagaaacatTTAGGAGTTCATGAATAAATATGATCAAAGtaaatatgaaatttttattaaaaaaaataactaagAAAGAGAGGATAAATGTATGAACGGATTAAAAtgcttttataaatttaatttaatttttttcaaattaatttttttttaaatccttcTTCAccaaattttttttgtttataagaaaataaattaatattcaattaaattaataatattttaattagaatTCAACTATTAATTGTAATCttcttttaattttgatttaactaatatatctatgaaaaagttttttcttttttaattttgtacCATTATCTTTCAATGTTGTCTTCAAACAAtcataaaattaagaattttaaggtTCATCAAAATACTATTTGATAATGTAGAGAGAAATTGATTATTCAtgtggaaaaagaaaggaaaaaaaaaatattgccaAACCATAAAAAAGTGGTTCTTAAATATTAtatgttattttaatattattgttaTGCACATAATTTATAAAGCCTCTGTATAATTTCATGTTGAATTTGATTTATTAACATAAAAGTTTTTTTTATGTATTCTTTCTCATTCTAAATAGGTTTATAATTAATTGCTTAAATTTTAttgttgttttttatttttataattatatcataaatttaaataaattaaaaataattatattgtaaataaaaattataattttaaaaaagtctaattaaaaatataaaaagcaCATATGCACAAGATCCATAGAGAGTAATTAATAAAAACTTGTTGTATATATGTGTAGGTATTGGACTTCTTTTCCTCCTCAAATCAGATTTGGTTTCGTCTCAAGGTGGGCCATAGAATTAAGGACATTAGGGAGAAGTTAAAAGAGGTGGAAAATGAAATTTCTAGCCTCAATTTAGAGAAGAAAATAATAATAGATGTGAGAGATAAAAGTAGTGGAAGGAAGACATCCTCTGTACTGAAACCTGATATAATAGGCAGGGAAAAAGATAAGGAGAAAATGACTTTGTCATTGTTGAATCCAACTAGTAGTCAAGGAAGTGTTTCTGTGAATGCTATTGTTGGCATTGGGGGCTTAGGAAAGACTGCACTTGCCCAGTTAGTGTATAATGATGAAAAGGTTAAAAATTACTTTGAGAAGAAGATGTGGGTAtgtgtttctgaggaatttgaggtgAAATTGCTAGTTAAGAAGATCCTTGGAAGTGCAACTAATAGTGAAGTTCTTAATTTAGAACTAGAAGAAGTGCATATTCGTCTTAAAGGGAATTTAGAAGGGAAGAGGTATTTGTTGGTGTTAGATGATGTATGGAATGATGATCAGAAAAAATGGGATGATTTGAAAGCTTACTTGTTGGTGGGTGCCCCAGGAAGTAAAATTTTAGTCACCACTCGTTGTACAAGAGTTGCATCAGTCATGGGTGTGGATACCCATATGTTTTGCAAGGTCTAGCAGACAATGAGGCTTGGGATTTATTTGAAAAATTAGCATTTGGAGAGTGGGGTGGTGGGGTGAATCCTAACCTAATAAAAATTGGAAGAGTGATGGTAAAGAAATGTAAAGGAGTTCCACTTGCAATAAGGAGTTTAGGAAGCCTCATGAGTTTGAAAACTAAAGAGAGTGAGTGGTCTTCCATTTTAGAAAGTGACTTATTAAAGTCATTTCAAACAAGTGAGAATGAGAATGTTCTTTCTGTGCTGAAGTTGAGTTACTATCACTTGCCCACTTATTTAAGGCAATGTTTCACTTATTGTGCCATGTTTCCCAAAGATTACGAATTCGATAAAGAAACATTGATTCGTTTGTGGATAGCGCAAGGATACATTGTCTGCTCAAGTAAGGATGACGATTTAGAGGATATTGAGATCAAGATTTCAATGAATTATTATGTCGATCATTCTTCCATCAGTCAGAAAGTATGGATGGTTATAAAATGCATGATCTTATCCATGATCTAGCACAATCGATAGCAAAGGATAGGTACTTTGCAGTAGAGAATGTTTCATGAAGGAATCCATCATGTATATTGGCCATcttctttgaatgaaattgagaTGCTGGTTAAAGTGAAGGGCATGAGGACATTATTTTTGAAAGTTTTCCTAAAAGTGTAACATTAAAAAAGGTTTCAAATTTTCAAAGGTTACGTGCCTTGCATTTAGGGTGGAATATAAAGGGAGTACCAAATTCAATAGCAAGATTGAAGTATTTGAGATATCTTGACATTTCTAGGTGTAAGATGGAAACGCTCCCAAAGTCCATAAATAATTTGCAAAACTTGCAAACTCTAATACTCTCATATTGTAGAAGGCTTCGAGAATTGCCGAGAGATATAGAAAAATTGATCAGCCTTAGGTGCCTCATGATTAATGGATGTGAGAGCCTAagatgcatgccaattggattgGGGAAATTAACTTGTTTGCGCCAACTGTCAGATTTTGTGGTGGCATGGGATGAAGGCTCTAAGGGGGCTATGCTAAATGAATTGAATAGCCTAAACCAACTTAAGGGAAGGATTGTCCTCCATGACCTTATAAATGTGGAAAATGTTGAGATAGAGTCCAACCAAGTGAATTTAAGGGAAAAGAAACACCTCCAGTATTTGGTGTTACGTTggagtttttcttttctttacgagGAGACTGGAGTTGAAAAGAATGAATTATTTTTAGAAAAGCTTGAACCTCATCCAAATTTACAATCCTTGGTTGTGGAATCTTTCATGGGTGTGAGATTTTCAAGTTGGTTGTCTTCTATCACAAATTTAGTAGAAATTAAGCTTTTTCATTGTAAAAAATTGAAGCAGCTACCACCATTGCACCAACTCCCTTCTCTAAAAACCCTTTGTCTTGAAGAACTTGTTTCTCTGGAGTATATATCAGATGAGGTGCCTTCCTTTTTGGCATCGCCATCAATTACATTATTCCCATCACTGCAAGAGATTGAACTCAATGATTGCTATAATTTGAGAGGATGGTGGAGGAAGAAGAGGAGTGGGGTTGAACTTGCTCAATTTCCTTGTCTTTCAAAAATGCAAATCCGGGACTGCCCCAAGCTTATTGTAGATGATGGTGAAGTCATTGAATGGGGAAGTTTCAGGAGTCTTCAATCTCTTTCTATTGGATTTCTTTCAGAATGGACATCTCTACCAAAGGGGCTTCAATTTGCGACAAACCTGCAAGAGCTCACCATCGATTATTGTTCTAGTTTGATGGCTTTACCAGATTGGATAGGCAACCTCACATCCCTTCAACGGCTAGAAATTTCCTATTGCCCTGATTTGAGATCGCTGCCTGAGGGAATGCATTTACTGACTTCTTTACAGAAGTTGAAGATTACAGGATGCCGCGAGTTGTCTGCAAGATGTATGAAGGAAAAGGGTGTGGATTGGCCAAAGATTGCTCACATCCCTAATCTCGAGATTCAACCTCCAGGTTTTTGAATATTCCTATTCCCATTTCTTATTCTGTATTTCTTTTAACACCCTCACGATTTTTATGTGCACTTCCTTCTCACATTGTTCCGCTGCAGCTCAAGCATCTTCTATTTTGAAAATTAACTTCTTTTCATAtcttaacaataaaaaaaaaaaaaaaaaaaatttaatggccTTTGagggttttttatttttatttaactttCAATATTCATTTGTTctcttaaatttcaatttaaattatttaaaagtacATATTCTAACCATGAATATATTGACAGAGGAATATTCTCCATCTCGCTTGTATGGAGAGACAGATTTAGAGGAAAGTGTGATATAGAGGATCTCAAGTTTGAAATTTACCACAAAAAATATGTGAGAATTACTATTTATTAAATTGAATTCTTTTCATATCTTAAATGATAGTAATTCTTTTACATGATTTTTCTAGATTATACTTTGAACTATTTTATAAGCATAAATTGAAATCTCTCTAACAAAATGTAAAATTACTCTTCATCTTATTTAATGACACAGTGATACATGTCTATGGAGATGGATATGCAAAGTGAAACAATCAAGAATCTTATGCTATTTTTAATTCTGGTAAGTTAGTGCTTCAAACATCAAGAATCCGAAGCTACTTTTGTCTTTAATTAAAGGGGTTAATTAGTTTGGTTCTCATTCCTACATGCAGGAGTTGGATGCACAATTCTACAAATTTGATTATTCTCCATATAGGCAATTTATAGTAATCTATTGAATGGCATTTGTACCTTTCATTTGTTAAATTCTAACAGTTGAAGTGTTGATTTAAGctgtacataataaataattattttaaaacatttattaaatatatgtaaCATTGAAAATAcaacttattttttataatttataaataatattagctaaatgatcatttttttttctttaatttttttttattatttatttgttattaactTAATCATTAgatgatatttttttatatttggaTCATGATTGAGGGATCAAGTGGATCCACAATTAATATGGATCAAAGGATTTTTAGCAACATAAAATATCGTGTTTATCATTTATATTTTTTGAGGTAAAATATCCCTCTATCCTTtactctttcctctttcaatattTTCTCTCCAACTGTATCATCTTTTTTAGCTAATAGTAATAAATTATGCtttcattttcaagaaaaaaaattaaacttcttaTATACATGTATTTTCTCTACACATATTgaagaaaatatatataattatttaaattttaataacatatacttaatatttaaattttaattttgaaaatttattttaattttactttattaaaGCTTTAAAGAGTATAATTCACATGTACCTTTTCCTTTAGCCAATATTTGTGATGAAACAATTTTCTCTTAGCCAACATTTATCGTTTGGaggcttttttatttttttcctcaACTTTGTACTAATTGACAAAAATCATGTTACAT includes:
- the LOC131172840 gene encoding disease resistance protein RGA2-like; translation: MAGQIPFSILEQVLTKLGSLAFQEIGLVCCARDDLKKLGNSLSTVKAVLVDAEEKQEQSHAVQIWIRRLQDIVYEAEELVDEMATHDLRGMVQGQRKVATQVLDFFSSSNQIWFRLKVGHRIKDIREKLKEVENEISSLNLEKKIIIDVRDKSSGRKTSSVLKPDIIGREKDKEKMTLSLLNPTSSQGSVSVNAIVGIGGLGKTALAQLVYNDEKVKNYFEKKMWVCVSEEFEVKLLVKKILGSATNSEVLNLELEEVHIRLKGNLEGKRYLLVLDDVWNDDQKKWDDLKAYLLVGAPGSKILVTTRCTRVASVMGVDTHMFCKV
- the LOC131172841 gene encoding putative disease resistance protein RGA3, with amino-acid sequence MVKKCKGVPLAIRSLGSLMSLKTKESEWSSILESDLLKSFQTSENENVLSVLKLSYYHLPTYLRQCFTYCAMFPKDYEFDKETLIRLWIAQGYIVCSSKDDDLEDIEIKISMNYYVDHSSISQKVSNFQRLRALHLGWNIKGVPNSIARLKYLRYLDISRCKMETLPKSINNLQNLQTLILSYCRRLRELPRDIEKLISLRCLMINGCESLRCMPIGLGKLTCLRQLSDFVVAWDEGSKGAMLNELNSLNQLKGRIVLHDLINVENVEIESNQVNLREKKHLQYLVLRWSFSFLYEETGVEKNELFLEKLEPHPNLQSLVVESFMGVRFSSWLSSITNLVEIKLFHCKKLKQLPPLHQLPSLKTLCLEELVSLEYISDEVPSFLASPSITLFPSLQEIELNDCYNLRGWWRKKRSGVELAQFPCLSKMQIRDCPKLIVDDGEVIEWGSFRSLQSLSIGFLSEWTSLPKGLQFATNLQELTIDYCSSLMALPDWIGNLTSLQRLEISYCPDLRSLPEGMHLLTSLQKLKITGCRELSARCMKEKGVDWPKIAHIPNLEIQPPGF